The Glycine soja cultivar W05 chromosome 8, ASM419377v2, whole genome shotgun sequence genome has a window encoding:
- the LOC114423066 gene encoding uncharacterized protein LOC114423066 isoform X5 → MPKRKGRGRPKGSHVQKEVKESADGEFAIPNIPLNGLKADPDFIEEQEGGSILPKKKGRGRPKGSRAQNFQVHGNLNSCINPSNMVEVAPGCEEPEDEVVPDKNGQERPRGSRGQYCQENADYENFYSNPSNMMEVNPGCKKEQEDDAVDMPRKGGLWQPRESINQEIHQQNADDIIAKPKRKGRGQTKGLTLQMKRQQSADGKLDVLIHPTKLVAVGPGRNDFITDLSLIVRQNARLNVRQWKKVPQSTRDTIVQNILNNWRLPDTDMVRKAILCEAGRLYQNWRSRLHEYYLKFETKEEALKHAPDDIYDSDWQFLVDYFSSPYFEIISAKNKANKAKHRIHHTTGSKSFLAVSYDARDPVTGKEPDLQTFWQLTHKRDNGEWIDEASKEINDKVAEQINEKRCQIEDSQEVVETMEQEIINTAFKTVVGKESFMQGFGAGLRSSSSSSGRIQQLQAELDAQKRETENAGKECNEIKAKLVEVESCLEEERLKCKEIEARLLDRQSEMQEISSQVQTTIQAALSQYLPQKTEAETSSKNKRKIAEIEAQLHEAENVITDIRSELIRYRMG, encoded by the exons ATgccaaagagaaaaggaagagGACGACCAAAAGGGTCACATGTTCAGAAGGAGGTTAAAGAGAGTGCAGATGGTGAATTTGCCATTCCTAATATTCCTTTGAATGGGTTGAAAGCTGATCCTGACTTTATTGAGGAACAGGAGGGAG GTAGCATTTTGCCTAAGAAAAAGGGACGGGGAAGACCAAAAGGATCACGGGCTCAGAATTTTCAAGTCCATGGCAACTTGAATAGTTGCATTAATCCATCAAATATGGTTGAAGTTGCTCCTGGCTGTGAAGAACCAGAAGATGAAG TTGTGCCCGACAAAAATGGACAAGAACGACCAAGAGGATCAAGGGGGCAGTACTGTCAAGAGAATGCTGATTATGAGAACTTTTACAGTAATCCATCAAATATGATGGAAGTCAATCCTGGATGTAAGAAGGAGCAGGAGGATG ATGCAGTTGACATGCCTAGGAAAGGGGGATTATGGCAACCAAGAGAGTCAATAAATCAAGAGATCCATCAACAAAATGCAGACG ATATAATTGCCAAGCCTAAAAGAAAGGGAAGAGGACAGACAAAAGGGTTGACGCTTCAAATGAAGCGTCAACAGAGTGCAGATGGAAAGTTGGATGTTCTCATTCATCCTACAAAGCTGGTAGCAGTAGGTCCAGGCCGCAATGATTTCATAACTGATCTTTCTCTTATTGTTCGCCAGAATGCTCGTCTTAATGTGCGCCAGTGGAAGAAAGTTCCACAAAGTACTAGGGATACAATAGTGCAAAATATTCTG AACAATTGGAGACTTCCAGATACAGATATGGTACGGAAGGCTATTCTGTGTGAAGCAGGCCGTTTATATCAGAATTGGCGCTCCAGGCTTCATGAATATTACTTAAAGTTTGAAACAAAGGAGGAGGCCTTGAAGCATGCCCCTGATGATATTTATGACTCTGATTGGCAATTCTTGGTTGATTATTTTAGCAGCCCTTATTTTGAG ATAATAAGTGCAAAAAACAAGGCAAATAAGGCAAAACACCGGATACATCATACTACTGGGTCAAAATCCTTTCTAGCAGTCAGCTATGATGCA CGTGACCCAGTGACTGGAAAGGAGCCCGATTTGCAGACTTTTTGGCAGTTGACACACAAAAGGGACAACGGGGAATGGATTGACGAAGCATCTAAGGAAATCAAT GACAAAGTTGCTGAACAAATTAATGAGAAGAGATGTCAAATAGAAGATTCTCAGGAAGTGGTGGAAACAATGGAACAAGAAATTATTAATACTGCCTTCAAGACAGTGGTTGGGAAGGAATCATTTATGCAAGGTTTTGGAGCAGGACTAAGGTCATCATCATCAAGCTCAGGTAGAATTCAACAGCTACAGGCTGAACTGGATGCTCAGAAAAGGGAGACAGAGAATGCtgggaaagaatgcaatgaaatAAAAGCTAAACTTGTTGAGGTTGAGTCCTGTCTAGAGGAGGAGCGGCTGAAATGCAAGGAGATAGAAGCTCGTCTATTGGATCGTCAAAGTGAGATGCAGGAGATCAGCAGTCAGGTTCAAACCACCATCCAGGCTGCATTGTCTCAGTATCTTCCTCAA AAAACCGAAGCAGAGACctcatcaaaaaataaaagaaagatcgCAGAGATTGAAGCACAACTCCATGAGGCAGAGAATGTGATAACAGATATTAGATCAGAATTAATTAGATATCGCATGGGTTAG
- the LOC114423066 gene encoding uncharacterized protein LOC114423066 isoform X2, giving the protein MREYDMMLFLFLIFLFQNSFFGAMPKRKGRGRPKGSHVQKEVKESADGEFAIPNIPLNGLKADPDFIEEQEGGSILPKKKGRGRPKGSRAQNFQVHGNLNSCINPSNMVEVAPGCEEPEDEVVPDKNGQERPRGSRGQYCQENADYENFYSNPSNMMEVNPGCKKEQEDVDMPRKGGLWQPRESINQEIHQQNADDIIAKPKRKGRGQTKGLTLQMKRQQSADGKLDVLIHPTKLVAVGPGRNDFITDLSLIVRQNARLNVRQWKKVPQSTRDTIVQNILNNWRLPDTDMVRKAILCEAGRLYQNWRSRLHEYYLKFETKEEALKHAPDDIYDSDWQFLVDYFSSPYFEIISAKNKANKAKHRIHHTTGSKSFLAVSYDARDPVTGKEPDLQTFWQLTHKRDNGEWIDEASKEINDKVAEQINEKRCQIEDSQEVVETMEQEIINTAFKTVVGKESFMQGFGAGLRSSSSSSGRIQQLQAELDAQKRETENAGKECNEIKAKLVEVESCLEEERLKCKEIEARLLDRQSEMQEISSQVQTTIQAALSQYLPQKTEAETSSKNKRKIAEIEAQLHEAENVITDIRSELIRYRMG; this is encoded by the exons ATGAGAGAATATGATATGATGCTGTTCTTGtttctgatttttcttttccagAATTCATTTTTCGGTGCCATgccaaagagaaaaggaagagGACGACCAAAAGGGTCACATGTTCAGAAGGAGGTTAAAGAGAGTGCAGATGGTGAATTTGCCATTCCTAATATTCCTTTGAATGGGTTGAAAGCTGATCCTGACTTTATTGAGGAACAGGAGGGAG GTAGCATTTTGCCTAAGAAAAAGGGACGGGGAAGACCAAAAGGATCACGGGCTCAGAATTTTCAAGTCCATGGCAACTTGAATAGTTGCATTAATCCATCAAATATGGTTGAAGTTGCTCCTGGCTGTGAAGAACCAGAAGATGAAG TTGTGCCCGACAAAAATGGACAAGAACGACCAAGAGGATCAAGGGGGCAGTACTGTCAAGAGAATGCTGATTATGAGAACTTTTACAGTAATCCATCAAATATGATGGAAGTCAATCCTGGATGTAAGAAGGAGCAGGAGGATG TTGACATGCCTAGGAAAGGGGGATTATGGCAACCAAGAGAGTCAATAAATCAAGAGATCCATCAACAAAATGCAGACG ATATAATTGCCAAGCCTAAAAGAAAGGGAAGAGGACAGACAAAAGGGTTGACGCTTCAAATGAAGCGTCAACAGAGTGCAGATGGAAAGTTGGATGTTCTCATTCATCCTACAAAGCTGGTAGCAGTAGGTCCAGGCCGCAATGATTTCATAACTGATCTTTCTCTTATTGTTCGCCAGAATGCTCGTCTTAATGTGCGCCAGTGGAAGAAAGTTCCACAAAGTACTAGGGATACAATAGTGCAAAATATTCTG AACAATTGGAGACTTCCAGATACAGATATGGTACGGAAGGCTATTCTGTGTGAAGCAGGCCGTTTATATCAGAATTGGCGCTCCAGGCTTCATGAATATTACTTAAAGTTTGAAACAAAGGAGGAGGCCTTGAAGCATGCCCCTGATGATATTTATGACTCTGATTGGCAATTCTTGGTTGATTATTTTAGCAGCCCTTATTTTGAG ATAATAAGTGCAAAAAACAAGGCAAATAAGGCAAAACACCGGATACATCATACTACTGGGTCAAAATCCTTTCTAGCAGTCAGCTATGATGCA CGTGACCCAGTGACTGGAAAGGAGCCCGATTTGCAGACTTTTTGGCAGTTGACACACAAAAGGGACAACGGGGAATGGATTGACGAAGCATCTAAGGAAATCAAT GACAAAGTTGCTGAACAAATTAATGAGAAGAGATGTCAAATAGAAGATTCTCAGGAAGTGGTGGAAACAATGGAACAAGAAATTATTAATACTGCCTTCAAGACAGTGGTTGGGAAGGAATCATTTATGCAAGGTTTTGGAGCAGGACTAAGGTCATCATCATCAAGCTCAGGTAGAATTCAACAGCTACAGGCTGAACTGGATGCTCAGAAAAGGGAGACAGAGAATGCtgggaaagaatgcaatgaaatAAAAGCTAAACTTGTTGAGGTTGAGTCCTGTCTAGAGGAGGAGCGGCTGAAATGCAAGGAGATAGAAGCTCGTCTATTGGATCGTCAAAGTGAGATGCAGGAGATCAGCAGTCAGGTTCAAACCACCATCCAGGCTGCATTGTCTCAGTATCTTCCTCAA AAAACCGAAGCAGAGACctcatcaaaaaataaaagaaagatcgCAGAGATTGAAGCACAACTCCATGAGGCAGAGAATGTGATAACAGATATTAGATCAGAATTAATTAGATATCGCATGGGTTAG
- the LOC114423066 gene encoding uncharacterized protein LOC114423066 isoform X1, producing the protein MREYDMMLFLFLIFLFQNSFFGAMPKRKGRGRPKGSHVQKEVKESADGEFAIPNIPLNGLKADPDFIEEQEGGSILPKKKGRGRPKGSRAQNFQVHGNLNSCINPSNMVEVAPGCEEPEDEVVPDKNGQERPRGSRGQYCQENADYENFYSNPSNMMEVNPGCKKEQEDDAVDMPRKGGLWQPRESINQEIHQQNADDIIAKPKRKGRGQTKGLTLQMKRQQSADGKLDVLIHPTKLVAVGPGRNDFITDLSLIVRQNARLNVRQWKKVPQSTRDTIVQNILNNWRLPDTDMVRKAILCEAGRLYQNWRSRLHEYYLKFETKEEALKHAPDDIYDSDWQFLVDYFSSPYFEIISAKNKANKAKHRIHHTTGSKSFLAVSYDARDPVTGKEPDLQTFWQLTHKRDNGEWIDEASKEINDKVAEQINEKRCQIEDSQEVVETMEQEIINTAFKTVVGKESFMQGFGAGLRSSSSSSGRIQQLQAELDAQKRETENAGKECNEIKAKLVEVESCLEEERLKCKEIEARLLDRQSEMQEISSQVQTTIQAALSQYLPQKTEAETSSKNKRKIAEIEAQLHEAENVITDIRSELIRYRMG; encoded by the exons ATGAGAGAATATGATATGATGCTGTTCTTGtttctgatttttcttttccagAATTCATTTTTCGGTGCCATgccaaagagaaaaggaagagGACGACCAAAAGGGTCACATGTTCAGAAGGAGGTTAAAGAGAGTGCAGATGGTGAATTTGCCATTCCTAATATTCCTTTGAATGGGTTGAAAGCTGATCCTGACTTTATTGAGGAACAGGAGGGAG GTAGCATTTTGCCTAAGAAAAAGGGACGGGGAAGACCAAAAGGATCACGGGCTCAGAATTTTCAAGTCCATGGCAACTTGAATAGTTGCATTAATCCATCAAATATGGTTGAAGTTGCTCCTGGCTGTGAAGAACCAGAAGATGAAG TTGTGCCCGACAAAAATGGACAAGAACGACCAAGAGGATCAAGGGGGCAGTACTGTCAAGAGAATGCTGATTATGAGAACTTTTACAGTAATCCATCAAATATGATGGAAGTCAATCCTGGATGTAAGAAGGAGCAGGAGGATG ATGCAGTTGACATGCCTAGGAAAGGGGGATTATGGCAACCAAGAGAGTCAATAAATCAAGAGATCCATCAACAAAATGCAGACG ATATAATTGCCAAGCCTAAAAGAAAGGGAAGAGGACAGACAAAAGGGTTGACGCTTCAAATGAAGCGTCAACAGAGTGCAGATGGAAAGTTGGATGTTCTCATTCATCCTACAAAGCTGGTAGCAGTAGGTCCAGGCCGCAATGATTTCATAACTGATCTTTCTCTTATTGTTCGCCAGAATGCTCGTCTTAATGTGCGCCAGTGGAAGAAAGTTCCACAAAGTACTAGGGATACAATAGTGCAAAATATTCTG AACAATTGGAGACTTCCAGATACAGATATGGTACGGAAGGCTATTCTGTGTGAAGCAGGCCGTTTATATCAGAATTGGCGCTCCAGGCTTCATGAATATTACTTAAAGTTTGAAACAAAGGAGGAGGCCTTGAAGCATGCCCCTGATGATATTTATGACTCTGATTGGCAATTCTTGGTTGATTATTTTAGCAGCCCTTATTTTGAG ATAATAAGTGCAAAAAACAAGGCAAATAAGGCAAAACACCGGATACATCATACTACTGGGTCAAAATCCTTTCTAGCAGTCAGCTATGATGCA CGTGACCCAGTGACTGGAAAGGAGCCCGATTTGCAGACTTTTTGGCAGTTGACACACAAAAGGGACAACGGGGAATGGATTGACGAAGCATCTAAGGAAATCAAT GACAAAGTTGCTGAACAAATTAATGAGAAGAGATGTCAAATAGAAGATTCTCAGGAAGTGGTGGAAACAATGGAACAAGAAATTATTAATACTGCCTTCAAGACAGTGGTTGGGAAGGAATCATTTATGCAAGGTTTTGGAGCAGGACTAAGGTCATCATCATCAAGCTCAGGTAGAATTCAACAGCTACAGGCTGAACTGGATGCTCAGAAAAGGGAGACAGAGAATGCtgggaaagaatgcaatgaaatAAAAGCTAAACTTGTTGAGGTTGAGTCCTGTCTAGAGGAGGAGCGGCTGAAATGCAAGGAGATAGAAGCTCGTCTATTGGATCGTCAAAGTGAGATGCAGGAGATCAGCAGTCAGGTTCAAACCACCATCCAGGCTGCATTGTCTCAGTATCTTCCTCAA AAAACCGAAGCAGAGACctcatcaaaaaataaaagaaagatcgCAGAGATTGAAGCACAACTCCATGAGGCAGAGAATGTGATAACAGATATTAGATCAGAATTAATTAGATATCGCATGGGTTAG
- the LOC114423066 gene encoding uncharacterized protein LOC114423066 isoform X4, with the protein MREYDMMLFLFLIFLFQNSFFGAMPKRKGRGRPKGSHVQKEVKESADGEFAIPNIPLNGLKADPDFIEEQEGGSILPKKKGRGRPKGSRAQNFQVHGNLNSCINPSNMVEVAPGCEEPEDEVVPDKNGQERPRGSRGQYCQENADYENFYSNPSNMMEVNPGFDMPRKGGLWQPRESINQEIHQQNADDIIAKPKRKGRGQTKGLTLQMKRQQSADGKLDVLIHPTKLVAVGPGRNDFITDLSLIVRQNARLNVRQWKKVPQSTRDTIVQNILNNWRLPDTDMVRKAILCEAGRLYQNWRSRLHEYYLKFETKEEALKHAPDDIYDSDWQFLVDYFSSPYFEIISAKNKANKAKHRIHHTTGSKSFLAVSYDARDPVTGKEPDLQTFWQLTHKRDNGEWIDEASKEINDKVAEQINEKRCQIEDSQEVVETMEQEIINTAFKTVVGKESFMQGFGAGLRSSSSSSGRIQQLQAELDAQKRETENAGKECNEIKAKLVEVESCLEEERLKCKEIEARLLDRQSEMQEISSQVQTTIQAALSQYLPQKTEAETSSKNKRKIAEIEAQLHEAENVITDIRSELIRYRMG; encoded by the exons ATGAGAGAATATGATATGATGCTGTTCTTGtttctgatttttcttttccagAATTCATTTTTCGGTGCCATgccaaagagaaaaggaagagGACGACCAAAAGGGTCACATGTTCAGAAGGAGGTTAAAGAGAGTGCAGATGGTGAATTTGCCATTCCTAATATTCCTTTGAATGGGTTGAAAGCTGATCCTGACTTTATTGAGGAACAGGAGGGAG GTAGCATTTTGCCTAAGAAAAAGGGACGGGGAAGACCAAAAGGATCACGGGCTCAGAATTTTCAAGTCCATGGCAACTTGAATAGTTGCATTAATCCATCAAATATGGTTGAAGTTGCTCCTGGCTGTGAAGAACCAGAAGATGAAG TTGTGCCCGACAAAAATGGACAAGAACGACCAAGAGGATCAAGGGGGCAGTACTGTCAAGAGAATGCTGATTATGAGAACTTTTACAGTAATCCATCAAATATGATGGAAGTCAATCCTGGAT TTGACATGCCTAGGAAAGGGGGATTATGGCAACCAAGAGAGTCAATAAATCAAGAGATCCATCAACAAAATGCAGACG ATATAATTGCCAAGCCTAAAAGAAAGGGAAGAGGACAGACAAAAGGGTTGACGCTTCAAATGAAGCGTCAACAGAGTGCAGATGGAAAGTTGGATGTTCTCATTCATCCTACAAAGCTGGTAGCAGTAGGTCCAGGCCGCAATGATTTCATAACTGATCTTTCTCTTATTGTTCGCCAGAATGCTCGTCTTAATGTGCGCCAGTGGAAGAAAGTTCCACAAAGTACTAGGGATACAATAGTGCAAAATATTCTG AACAATTGGAGACTTCCAGATACAGATATGGTACGGAAGGCTATTCTGTGTGAAGCAGGCCGTTTATATCAGAATTGGCGCTCCAGGCTTCATGAATATTACTTAAAGTTTGAAACAAAGGAGGAGGCCTTGAAGCATGCCCCTGATGATATTTATGACTCTGATTGGCAATTCTTGGTTGATTATTTTAGCAGCCCTTATTTTGAG ATAATAAGTGCAAAAAACAAGGCAAATAAGGCAAAACACCGGATACATCATACTACTGGGTCAAAATCCTTTCTAGCAGTCAGCTATGATGCA CGTGACCCAGTGACTGGAAAGGAGCCCGATTTGCAGACTTTTTGGCAGTTGACACACAAAAGGGACAACGGGGAATGGATTGACGAAGCATCTAAGGAAATCAAT GACAAAGTTGCTGAACAAATTAATGAGAAGAGATGTCAAATAGAAGATTCTCAGGAAGTGGTGGAAACAATGGAACAAGAAATTATTAATACTGCCTTCAAGACAGTGGTTGGGAAGGAATCATTTATGCAAGGTTTTGGAGCAGGACTAAGGTCATCATCATCAAGCTCAGGTAGAATTCAACAGCTACAGGCTGAACTGGATGCTCAGAAAAGGGAGACAGAGAATGCtgggaaagaatgcaatgaaatAAAAGCTAAACTTGTTGAGGTTGAGTCCTGTCTAGAGGAGGAGCGGCTGAAATGCAAGGAGATAGAAGCTCGTCTATTGGATCGTCAAAGTGAGATGCAGGAGATCAGCAGTCAGGTTCAAACCACCATCCAGGCTGCATTGTCTCAGTATCTTCCTCAA AAAACCGAAGCAGAGACctcatcaaaaaataaaagaaagatcgCAGAGATTGAAGCACAACTCCATGAGGCAGAGAATGTGATAACAGATATTAGATCAGAATTAATTAGATATCGCATGGGTTAG
- the LOC114423066 gene encoding uncharacterized protein LOC114423066 isoform X3 has translation MREYDMMLFLFLIFLFQNSFFGAMPKRKGRGRPKGSHVQKEVKESADGEFAIPNIPLNGLKADPDFIEEQEGGSILPKKKGRGRPKGSRAQNFQVHGNLNSCINPSNMVEVAPGCEEPEDEVVPDKNGQERPRGSRGQYCQENADYENFYSNPSNMMEVNPGYAVDMPRKGGLWQPRESINQEIHQQNADDIIAKPKRKGRGQTKGLTLQMKRQQSADGKLDVLIHPTKLVAVGPGRNDFITDLSLIVRQNARLNVRQWKKVPQSTRDTIVQNILNNWRLPDTDMVRKAILCEAGRLYQNWRSRLHEYYLKFETKEEALKHAPDDIYDSDWQFLVDYFSSPYFEIISAKNKANKAKHRIHHTTGSKSFLAVSYDARDPVTGKEPDLQTFWQLTHKRDNGEWIDEASKEINDKVAEQINEKRCQIEDSQEVVETMEQEIINTAFKTVVGKESFMQGFGAGLRSSSSSSGRIQQLQAELDAQKRETENAGKECNEIKAKLVEVESCLEEERLKCKEIEARLLDRQSEMQEISSQVQTTIQAALSQYLPQKTEAETSSKNKRKIAEIEAQLHEAENVITDIRSELIRYRMG, from the exons ATGAGAGAATATGATATGATGCTGTTCTTGtttctgatttttcttttccagAATTCATTTTTCGGTGCCATgccaaagagaaaaggaagagGACGACCAAAAGGGTCACATGTTCAGAAGGAGGTTAAAGAGAGTGCAGATGGTGAATTTGCCATTCCTAATATTCCTTTGAATGGGTTGAAAGCTGATCCTGACTTTATTGAGGAACAGGAGGGAG GTAGCATTTTGCCTAAGAAAAAGGGACGGGGAAGACCAAAAGGATCACGGGCTCAGAATTTTCAAGTCCATGGCAACTTGAATAGTTGCATTAATCCATCAAATATGGTTGAAGTTGCTCCTGGCTGTGAAGAACCAGAAGATGAAG TTGTGCCCGACAAAAATGGACAAGAACGACCAAGAGGATCAAGGGGGCAGTACTGTCAAGAGAATGCTGATTATGAGAACTTTTACAGTAATCCATCAAATATGATGGAAGTCAATCCTGGAT ATGCAGTTGACATGCCTAGGAAAGGGGGATTATGGCAACCAAGAGAGTCAATAAATCAAGAGATCCATCAACAAAATGCAGACG ATATAATTGCCAAGCCTAAAAGAAAGGGAAGAGGACAGACAAAAGGGTTGACGCTTCAAATGAAGCGTCAACAGAGTGCAGATGGAAAGTTGGATGTTCTCATTCATCCTACAAAGCTGGTAGCAGTAGGTCCAGGCCGCAATGATTTCATAACTGATCTTTCTCTTATTGTTCGCCAGAATGCTCGTCTTAATGTGCGCCAGTGGAAGAAAGTTCCACAAAGTACTAGGGATACAATAGTGCAAAATATTCTG AACAATTGGAGACTTCCAGATACAGATATGGTACGGAAGGCTATTCTGTGTGAAGCAGGCCGTTTATATCAGAATTGGCGCTCCAGGCTTCATGAATATTACTTAAAGTTTGAAACAAAGGAGGAGGCCTTGAAGCATGCCCCTGATGATATTTATGACTCTGATTGGCAATTCTTGGTTGATTATTTTAGCAGCCCTTATTTTGAG ATAATAAGTGCAAAAAACAAGGCAAATAAGGCAAAACACCGGATACATCATACTACTGGGTCAAAATCCTTTCTAGCAGTCAGCTATGATGCA CGTGACCCAGTGACTGGAAAGGAGCCCGATTTGCAGACTTTTTGGCAGTTGACACACAAAAGGGACAACGGGGAATGGATTGACGAAGCATCTAAGGAAATCAAT GACAAAGTTGCTGAACAAATTAATGAGAAGAGATGTCAAATAGAAGATTCTCAGGAAGTGGTGGAAACAATGGAACAAGAAATTATTAATACTGCCTTCAAGACAGTGGTTGGGAAGGAATCATTTATGCAAGGTTTTGGAGCAGGACTAAGGTCATCATCATCAAGCTCAGGTAGAATTCAACAGCTACAGGCTGAACTGGATGCTCAGAAAAGGGAGACAGAGAATGCtgggaaagaatgcaatgaaatAAAAGCTAAACTTGTTGAGGTTGAGTCCTGTCTAGAGGAGGAGCGGCTGAAATGCAAGGAGATAGAAGCTCGTCTATTGGATCGTCAAAGTGAGATGCAGGAGATCAGCAGTCAGGTTCAAACCACCATCCAGGCTGCATTGTCTCAGTATCTTCCTCAA AAAACCGAAGCAGAGACctcatcaaaaaataaaagaaagatcgCAGAGATTGAAGCACAACTCCATGAGGCAGAGAATGTGATAACAGATATTAGATCAGAATTAATTAGATATCGCATGGGTTAG